A genomic segment from Methanobrevibacter olleyae encodes:
- a CDS encoding DNA glycosylase has protein sequence MSNLRFNSLINLKLTQESGQTSQAPWKYNSIENMDKFDELIYLKVPSINNQVNDETISLGKLPILLKLSQDKSNLNEFSYLYEFPKKVNKREFSLDINNFSKNEIKIIEKEIRDEISKIYDLNFDLEKFYNFLLDDEKLAPSLDFCNGLRLFIAKDPFECIISSICSANNSIARWTKSIDKIKSNWGEKLEFESGIFYSFPKPNQFLDFYETPIEEADADGHSYEIDCYTHNLKSCGVGYRASYMKKASKMILDNEVNISDIFNMDYDEAFDLILKIPGVGPKVADCILLYGFDYEEAFPSDVWIKRIISHLYFDGEEISADKTREFGMEHFGDYAGYAQLYLFHYARKSGLMDKIKK, from the coding sequence ATGTCTAATTTACGATTTAATTCACTAATCAATCTTAAATTAACTCAAGAATCTGGCCAAACTTCACAAGCTCCATGGAAGTATAATTCTATAGAGAATATGGATAAGTTTGATGAATTGATTTACTTAAAAGTTCCTTCAATTAACAACCAAGTTAATGATGAAACTATTAGTTTAGGCAAGCTTCCAATTCTTTTAAAGCTATCCCAAGATAAGTCTAATTTAAATGAATTTTCTTATCTATATGAGTTTCCTAAAAAAGTGAATAAAAGAGAATTTTCACTAGATATTAATAATTTTTCTAAAAATGAAATTAAAATTATTGAAAAAGAAATAAGGGATGAAATAAGTAAAATTTACGATTTAAATTTTGACTTAGAAAAATTCTACAATTTCCTCTTAGATGATGAAAAATTAGCTCCTTCTCTAGATTTTTGTAATGGATTAAGGCTATTTATTGCAAAAGATCCTTTTGAATGTATAATATCTTCAATTTGTTCGGCTAATAATTCGATTGCAAGATGGACAAAATCAATTGATAAAATAAAATCTAATTGGGGAGAAAAGTTAGAATTTGAATCTGGAATATTTTACAGCTTTCCAAAACCTAATCAGTTTTTAGATTTTTATGAAACTCCTATTGAAGAGGCAGATGCAGATGGACATAGTTATGAGATTGATTGTTATACTCATAATTTAAAATCATGTGGTGTAGGTTATAGAGCTTCTTATATGAAAAAGGCAAGTAAAATGATTCTTGATAATGAGGTTAATATAAGTGATATTTTTAATATGGATTATGATGAGGCATTTGATTTAATTTTAAAAATACCTGGTGTAGGTCCAAAGGTAGCTGATTGTATTTTATTATATGGCTTTGATTATGAAGAAGCTTTTCCATCTGATGTTTGGATAAAAAGAATCATATCTCATTTATACTTTGATGGTGAAGAGATTTCAGCTGATAAAACAAGGGAATTTGGTATGGAACATTTTGGTGATTATGCAGGTTATGCTCAACTTTACTTATTCCATTATGCACGTAAGTCCGGATTAATGGATAAAATTAAGAAATAA
- a CDS encoding molybdopterin-dependent oxidoreductase, producing MLNIKHTICPSCSVGCGINIVSSGGKVLGTYPYKRHPINEGKNCLNGRGSVEQFEKRIISPSLVKNDELVESDNETVINLIKDKLSSINSDELCIICSGKNTIEEFEVIKKFAESFGTDKIGFYGYNFPNFDGELASYDDISNAKTILAIGDVLRENPLIGRRVIISKENGGTLISVDTVEKSNTALNSSEHIKVDSIGEFINDMGEIKDKLDGETVILINKIEDKDYFNPLKELAAKTGAKFLPIYKEANIKGAMRYLTSLDAEEIKKFIADSKALITVNTNLLDFLSKEDIKGKSFIINISNFEDDFTRLSDLVLPGKPWTEKSGSFINSEGLKQEFISSVISDDENLSEIEIFDKLT from the coding sequence ATGTTAAATATTAAACATACTATTTGTCCCTCTTGCTCTGTTGGTTGTGGGATAAATATTGTTTCAAGTGGAGGTAAGGTTTTAGGAACTTATCCTTATAAGAGGCATCCTATTAATGAGGGAAAAAATTGTTTAAATGGTCGTGGCTCTGTTGAACAGTTTGAAAAGAGAATTATTTCTCCATCATTAGTTAAAAATGATGAATTAGTCGAATCTGATAATGAGACTGTAATAAATCTCATTAAAGATAAATTAAGTTCTATTAATTCCGATGAACTTTGTATTATTTGTTCTGGAAAAAACACAATTGAAGAATTTGAAGTTATTAAAAAATTTGCTGAAAGTTTTGGAACTGATAAAATAGGATTTTATGGATACAATTTCCCTAACTTCGATGGGGAACTAGCATCTTATGATGATATTTCTAATGCAAAGACTATTTTAGCTATTGGAGATGTCTTAAGAGAAAATCCTTTAATTGGTAGAAGGGTAATCATTTCAAAGGAAAATGGCGGTACTCTTATTTCAGTAGACACTGTTGAAAAATCTAATACTGCATTAAATTCTTCTGAACATATCAAAGTAGATTCTATTGGTGAATTTATTAATGATATGGGTGAGATTAAAGATAAATTAGATGGTGAGACTGTTATTTTAATTAATAAAATTGAGGATAAAGATTATTTTAACCCATTAAAAGAATTAGCAGCGAAAACAGGTGCAAAATTCCTTCCTATATATAAAGAAGCTAATATAAAAGGCGCAATGAGATATTTAACTTCTTTAGATGCAGAAGAAATTAAAAAATTTATTGCAGATTCTAAAGCACTAATCACTGTTAATACAAATCTATTAGATTTCTTATCTAAAGAGGATATTAAAGGGAAAAGTTTTATAATTAACATCTCTAATTTTGAAGATGATTTCACAAGGCTTTCAGATTTAGTTCTTCCAGGTAAACCTTGGACTGAAAAATCTGGTAGCTTTATCAATTCAGAGGGTTTAAAACAAGAATTCATTTCCTCAGTAATTTCAGATGATGAAAATTTAAGTGAAATAGAAATATTTGATAAGCTTACTTAA
- a CDS encoding MarR family winged helix-turn-helix transcriptional regulator, translating into MDGENFQGLWDNSPLIAWIHNLSKNQFKYLKSKISEFDLGHEVRYIMMIYDNPNISQDDLVTMSGQSKGNIAKSLKKLEDEGFIKREINPENRRKYMLKTTSKGDELVPKVRQISRDWEKEVGITEEDKLLIERIKEIAINGMNLVEDL; encoded by the coding sequence ATGGATGGTGAAAATTTTCAAGGTTTATGGGATAATTCTCCTTTAATTGCATGGATTCATAATTTATCTAAAAATCAATTTAAATACTTAAAATCAAAAATCTCTGAATTTGATTTAGGTCATGAAGTAAGATATATTATGATGATTTATGATAATCCAAATATTTCACAAGATGATTTAGTAACTATGTCTGGTCAAAGTAAAGGTAATATTGCTAAATCTTTAAAAAAATTAGAAGATGAAGGATTTATTAAAAGAGAAATTAATCCAGAAAATAGAAGAAAATACATGTTAAAAACTACTTCTAAAGGTGATGAATTAGTTCCTAAAGTTAGACAGATATCAAGGGACTGGGAAAAAGAAGTAGGAATAACAGAAGAAGATAAACTATTAATTGAAAGAATTAAAGAAATTGCTATTAATGGAATGAATTTAGTAGAAGATTTATAA
- a CDS encoding Coenzyme F420 hydrogenase/dehydrogenase, beta subunit C-terminal domain, with protein sequence MSENYVLAKSNENAITESGACGGAVSSIFQYLLANDIVEGVLTLSKGEDVYDGIPRLVTEASEILETCGSLHCAPTMVADLVSKYLSDKRIAVAVKPCDAKAINELVKRHKIDPDKIITVGLNCGGTVIPEIAQKMIEKFYDVNPTKVVKEEIDKGQFIIELDDGSEKGIKIDDLEEEGYGRRDNCQRCNLKIPRNADIACGNWGSEPGWTFIEINTEKGQDIVDGAKYEGFIETKDPSEKAIAMRSKVENIMINMGKKFQKTQLEDNYLSSDEWKEQWNKCINCFACRDVCPICWCNECELEKDYFEEGSDSAPDPLVFQGVRLSHMSFSCINCGQCEDVCPMEIPVSKIYHKLQRVYEDLTGYEVGIGDEKPPLYSPKKEQFD encoded by the coding sequence ATGAGTGAAAATTATGTTCTTGCAAAAAGTAATGAGAATGCAATAACTGAAAGTGGAGCTTGTGGTGGTGCAGTAAGTTCTATTTTCCAATATTTATTAGCAAATGACATTGTTGAGGGGGTTTTAACTCTTTCAAAAGGTGAAGATGTTTATGATGGTATCCCTAGATTAGTTACTGAAGCTAGTGAAATTCTTGAAACTTGTGGTTCACTACATTGTGCACCTACTATGGTTGCTGATTTAGTTTCTAAATATCTTTCAGATAAGAGAATTGCAGTTGCAGTGAAACCTTGTGATGCAAAGGCTATTAACGAACTTGTTAAAAGACACAAAATTGATCCAGATAAAATTATCACAGTTGGATTAAATTGTGGTGGTACTGTAATACCTGAGATTGCACAAAAAATGATAGAAAAGTTTTATGATGTTAATCCTACTAAAGTAGTTAAAGAGGAAATTGATAAAGGCCAATTTATCATTGAACTTGATGACGGAAGTGAAAAAGGTATTAAAATTGATGATTTAGAAGAAGAAGGTTACGGACGCCGTGATAACTGTCAAAGGTGTAATCTTAAGATACCACGTAATGCAGATATAGCTTGTGGTAATTGGGGTTCCGAACCAGGTTGGACTTTCATTGAAATTAATACGGAAAAAGGTCAAGATATTGTCGACGGTGCTAAATATGAAGGGTTTATAGAAACTAAAGATCCTTCTGAGAAAGCTATTGCTATGAGATCAAAAGTTGAAAATATCATGATTAATATGGGTAAAAAATTCCAAAAAACTCAATTGGAAGATAATTATTTAAGTTCTGATGAATGGAAAGAACAGTGGAATAAATGTATTAATTGTTTTGCATGTAGGGATGTTTGTCCTATTTGTTGGTGTAATGAATGTGAACTTGAAAAAGACTACTTTGAAGAGGGTTCTGACTCAGCACCTGATCCATTAGTATTCCAAGGAGTAAGATTATCTCATATGAGCTTTAGTTGTATTAACTGTGGCCAGTGTGAAGATGTTTGTCCTATGGAAATTCCAGTATCAAAAATTTATCATAAATTACAAAGAGTTTATGAAGACTTAACTGGTTATGAAGTAGGTATTGGTGATGAAAAACCTCCTTTATACAGTCCGAAAAAAGAACAATTTGATTAG
- a CDS encoding M14 family metallopeptidase — translation MKKRFLVLVLLVISLFLLLATVSAEEIVSDDSNTEIGVFSEKQSVTTSDEPNDNMGDDTSNDLDDNDSKNFSDSNSISVSHSSTNITTINSTTTNSTAIDTTTTNSNINTSNVPFKFTSTKNIVSTYGKKVKFSLKVLNKEGKAISHTLVTFKVSSKTYKVYTNVNGISSINLNYNAGKYTIYYYASDISGKNRYTVKNYYKITTYKWNSGANVLKNKKIKSNVLKSTLVKKIIKAAKFGTPIIKFKGGNGKVVFITSGVHGNEIPSQIASLKLIKYLETHSIKGTIYIMPFMNPKGTAANVRNYKGIRLNKLANKKGTISYKTVKLIKKLKSNAYGDFHSTRPGGKPGKNVVMGTYRPTKKSATLAKYISKKAKVKCIIYKKAGVEYPGALEDVVSMKGIPAVSCEVISPHGKIKSGSVSKSLLMMKTLLKYNSVI, via the coding sequence ATGAAAAAAAGATTTTTAGTATTAGTATTATTGGTAATTAGTTTATTTTTATTATTGGCTACAGTTAGTGCTGAAGAAATTGTTTCAGATGATTCTAATACAGAAATTGGGGTTTTTAGTGAAAAACAATCAGTAACTACTTCTGATGAACCTAACGATAATATGGGTGACGATACTTCTAATGATCTTGATGATAATGATTCTAAGAATTTTAGTGATTCTAATAGTATTTCTGTATCACATAGTTCTACTAATATTACAACTATTAATAGCACAACTACTAATAGCACAGCTATTGATACTACAACTACTAATTCAAATATTAATACTTCAAATGTTCCTTTTAAGTTTACATCTACAAAGAATATAGTATCTACTTATGGTAAAAAAGTTAAATTTTCTCTAAAAGTTTTAAATAAAGAAGGAAAAGCTATAAGTCATACATTAGTTACTTTTAAAGTGTCTTCTAAAACTTATAAAGTTTATACTAATGTAAATGGAATTAGTTCTATTAATCTTAATTACAATGCAGGGAAATATACAATTTATTATTATGCAAGTGATATTTCTGGAAAAAATAGATACACTGTAAAGAACTATTATAAAATAACTACTTATAAATGGAACTCAGGAGCTAATGTATTAAAAAATAAAAAGATTAAATCAAATGTTTTAAAATCTACACTTGTAAAAAAGATTATTAAAGCTGCTAAGTTTGGAACTCCTATAATTAAATTTAAAGGAGGTAATGGAAAAGTAGTATTTATTACATCAGGTGTTCATGGAAATGAAATACCTTCTCAAATAGCTTCATTGAAATTAATAAAGTATTTAGAAACTCATTCAATTAAAGGGACTATTTATATAATGCCTTTTATGAATCCTAAAGGCACTGCAGCTAATGTTAGAAATTATAAAGGAATTCGCTTAAATAAATTAGCTAATAAAAAAGGAACCATTTCTTATAAAACTGTTAAATTGATTAAAAAACTTAAATCTAATGCTTATGGCGATTTTCACTCTACAAGACCTGGTGGAAAACCTGGTAAAAATGTAGTTATGGGTACTTATAGACCTACTAAAAAAAGTGCAACTCTAGCAAAGTATATTTCTAAAAAGGCTAAAGTTAAATGTATAATTTATAAAAAAGCAGGAGTAGAGTATCCTGGTGCTTTGGAAGATGTTGTAAGTATGAAGGGAATTCCTGCAGTTAGTTGTGAAGTTATTAGTCCTCATGGTAAAATTAAATCAGGATCTGTTTCAAAATCATTATTGATGATGAAAACACTTTTAAAATATAATTCTGTTATTTAA
- the dtd gene encoding D-aminoacyl-tRNA deacylase, whose product MKLVIQRVTNASVEVEGEITGQIEEGLMVLVGFGQSDTEKEADYLAGKLKKLRIFPDEEGRMNLSVQDIGGKLLLVPQFTLYGKTKKNRPSFHKALAQNEAAKLFDYFLEKCREDVECEAGVFGAFMKVSLLNNGPVTILLEKEFDE is encoded by the coding sequence ATGAAATTAGTCATTCAAAGAGTAACAAATGCTAGTGTAGAAGTTGAAGGAGAAATCACAGGTCAAATTGAAGAAGGATTAATGGTTTTAGTAGGTTTTGGTCAAAGCGACACAGAAAAAGAAGCTGATTACTTAGCAGGAAAACTTAAAAAACTTAGAATATTCCCTGATGAGGAAGGTAGAATGAATCTTTCTGTTCAAGATATAGGTGGAAAGCTTCTCCTTGTTCCCCAATTTACATTATATGGAAAAACTAAAAAGAATAGACCATCTTTCCATAAAGCATTAGCTCAAAATGAAGCAGCAAAGTTATTTGATTATTTTCTTGAAAAATGTAGGGAAGATGTAGAATGCGAAGCTGGAGTATTTGGAGCATTTATGAAAGTAAGTTTATTAAATAATGGTCCTGTAACAATCTTACTTGAAAAAGAGTTTGATGAATAA
- the hisF gene encoding imidazole glycerol phosphate synthase subunit HisF, which translates to MLTKRIIPCLDCDLQVPEGRVVKGVEFKQIRYAGNPVELASKYYEDGADEIVILDITASHERRGTMVNVIERITENVFIPICVGGGIRKVEDYTRMLKAGADKCSTNTAAIHNPQLLTDASKVVGSQAVVIGIDAKRRYVEEDKDAAQGKNIFDTNQGEVWFDCSIYGGREFTGMDAIAWAQECQDRGAGEVLLTSMDGDGTKDGYDLVLTKAINDNVDIPVIASGGVGNPQHILEAFEIADASAALAASIFHFNEYPIPVVKKYLKENGVRIRETF; encoded by the coding sequence ATGCTTACTAAAAGAATTATTCCTTGTTTAGATTGTGACCTACAAGTTCCAGAAGGTAGAGTAGTGAAAGGAGTTGAATTTAAACAAATTCGTTATGCTGGAAATCCAGTTGAACTTGCTAGCAAATATTACGAAGATGGAGCAGATGAGATTGTAATCTTAGATATTACAGCATCACATGAGCGAAGAGGAACTATGGTAAATGTTATCGAAAGAATAACTGAAAATGTTTTTATTCCTATCTGTGTAGGTGGAGGAATAAGAAAAGTAGAAGATTATACTCGCATGCTTAAAGCAGGAGCTGATAAATGTTCTACAAATACTGCAGCTATTCACAACCCTCAATTATTAACAGATGCTTCTAAGGTTGTAGGTTCTCAAGCAGTTGTTATTGGTATTGATGCTAAAAGGAGATATGTAGAAGAAGACAAGGATGCAGCTCAAGGTAAAAATATTTTTGATACAAACCAAGGTGAAGTATGGTTTGATTGTAGTATTTATGGTGGTAGGGAATTTACTGGTATGGATGCTATAGCTTGGGCTCAAGAATGTCAAGATAGAGGTGCAGGTGAAGTTTTACTCACTTCTATGGATGGGGATGGAACAAAAGATGGCTATGACCTTGTACTTACAAAGGCGATTAATGACAATGTGGATATTCCAGTTATTGCATCAGGTGGTGTAGGTAATCCACAACATATTTTAGAAGCTTTTGAGATAGCTGATGCAAGTGCTGCACTTGCTGCAAGTATTTTCCATTTTAATGAATATCCTATTCCAGTAGTTAAAAAATACTTAAAGGAAAATGGTGTTAGAATTAGGGAGACTTTTTAG
- a CDS encoding helicase C-terminal domain-containing protein, whose product MSDSIFCPDCGMLKKNCICGKYIADRTKKPYVKEEKKNEPLFSKNKKSNNSFLNKSKSYSSKNNSNTSKGLYKYENTKPITVSEDLEIANAEVYDIAEHDLPQEVIDRLKKEYPHIPEQIIENFPFEQPREGQLEIIVDIEEAISKGYKYIILEAGTGTGKSAIASTLARIYESAYILTMTKQLQKQYTDEFDFPLVKGRGNFDCLKDGFEVTCDIGACKTAPKSSKFFCPYGINKNPTLTGDLAFQDSLGNDVFFQTNDHCKYWQQKANAINSPITLMNYDYAILELNYVKHFGKRSLLILDEAHNIEDKLMRTMEINLYNRQLEKDIKKVISPQTLQSAEKGEWIMEIDAIQGHYSDIEVKDLPTNKADRINSTISKLKALKTNLEDEPGNWVIDADENGVSFKPLRVNHYAEDYLFKHGDVVIFLSATILSHKMFSKWLGLDPRDVYHIRVDSPFSVEKRPIELNLAGKMSKNRVKQSAPKSIEILQKILKRHEGEKGLIHTHSYKCQQYILNNLYNNRLIAHGTNNRERVLKFFEEDENPLVLVSPSMSEGVDLPYDKCRFQIIYKIPFPYLGDKQVNMRMKKDQRWYAYKTAMTLVQTYGRGMRAEDDSCVTYIIDSDIKNLLKSPLYKSLIPEFFKEAIVINDDRII is encoded by the coding sequence ATGTCTGATTCAATATTTTGTCCTGATTGTGGGATGCTTAAGAAAAATTGCATATGTGGGAAATACATTGCAGATAGAACTAAAAAACCTTATGTTAAAGAGGAAAAGAAAAATGAGCCCTTATTTTCTAAAAATAAGAAATCCAATAACAGTTTTTTAAATAAATCTAAAAGTTATTCTTCAAAAAATAATTCTAATACTTCAAAAGGTCTTTACAAATATGAAAATACTAAACCTATAACAGTTAGTGAAGATTTAGAAATTGCTAATGCAGAGGTTTATGATATTGCAGAACATGACTTGCCTCAAGAGGTAATAGACAGATTAAAAAAAGAATATCCTCATATTCCAGAGCAAATCATAGAAAATTTTCCTTTTGAACAGCCTAGAGAAGGTCAATTAGAGATTATAGTAGATATTGAAGAAGCTATTTCAAAAGGTTATAAATATATTATTTTAGAAGCAGGTACTGGTACTGGAAAATCTGCAATAGCTTCTACCTTAGCACGTATCTATGAATCTGCATATATTTTAACAATGACAAAACAACTTCAAAAACAGTATACCGATGAATTTGACTTTCCTCTTGTAAAAGGTAGAGGAAACTTTGATTGTTTAAAAGATGGGTTTGAAGTAACTTGTGATATTGGAGCATGTAAAACTGCACCAAAGTCCTCTAAATTTTTCTGTCCATATGGCATAAATAAAAATCCTACACTTACTGGAGATTTGGCTTTTCAAGATTCACTTGGTAATGATGTATTTTTCCAAACTAATGACCATTGTAAATATTGGCAACAAAAGGCAAATGCAATCAACTCACCAATCACTTTAATGAATTATGACTATGCTATTTTAGAGTTGAATTATGTAAAACACTTTGGCAAAAGAAGTTTATTAATTCTTGATGAGGCTCATAATATTGAAGATAAATTAATGAGAACAATGGAAATTAATTTATATAATCGTCAGCTTGAAAAGGACATTAAAAAAGTTATCAGCCCTCAAACTCTTCAAAGTGCGGAGAAGGGCGAATGGATAATGGAAATTGATGCAATTCAGGGTCATTATTCAGATATTGAAGTGAAAGATTTACCTACTAATAAGGCAGATAGAATCAACTCAACTATTTCAAAATTAAAAGCACTTAAAACTAATCTTGAAGATGAACCTGGAAATTGGGTAATTGATGCTGATGAAAATGGAGTGTCTTTTAAGCCCCTCAGAGTAAATCATTATGCTGAGGATTATTTATTTAAACATGGAGATGTTGTCATATTTTTAAGTGCAACTATTTTATCTCATAAAATGTTTTCAAAATGGCTAGGTTTAGACCCTCGTGATGTTTATCATATTCGAGTTGATAGTCCATTTTCAGTTGAAAAAAGACCAATTGAGTTAAATTTAGCTGGAAAAATGTCTAAAAATAGGGTTAAGCAATCAGCTCCTAAATCTATCGAAATATTGCAGAAAATATTAAAAAGGCATGAAGGAGAAAAAGGATTAATTCATACTCATAGTTATAAATGCCAACAGTATATACTTAATAACTTATACAATAATAGATTAATTGCTCATGGAACCAACAATAGAGAAAGGGTTTTAAAATTTTTTGAAGAGGATGAAAATCCATTGGTACTTGTGAGCCCTTCTATGAGTGAAGGTGTAGATTTACCTTATGATAAATGCAGATTCCAGATAATTTATAAGATACCTTTCCCATATCTTGGTGATAAACAGGTTAATATGAGAATGAAAAAAGACCAGCGTTGGTATGCTTATAAAACTGCAATGACATTGGTACAAACTTATGGTAGAGGAATGAGGGCAGAGGATGATTCTTGTGTAACTTATATTATTGATTCAGATATAAAGAATCTTCTTAAAAGCCCATTGTATAAATCTTTAATTCCAGAGTTCTTTAAAGAAGCTATTGTTATTAATGATGATCGTATCATCTAA
- a CDS encoding hydrogenase iron-sulfur subunit, with amino-acid sequence MSNDVKIVGFCCNWCCYGGADTAGTARMQYPSNIRIIRVMCSGRMNPSMVFKAFKEGADGVFVGGCHIGDCHYDAGNYKWNRRALVTKEIIKEFGIDEERFRFEWISASEGEKFQRTMKEFYKTISELGPLEY; translated from the coding sequence ATGTCTAATGATGTTAAAATTGTAGGTTTTTGTTGTAATTGGTGTTGTTATGGTGGTGCAGATACTGCAGGTACCGCTCGTATGCAATACCCATCAAATATCAGAATTATAAGGGTTATGTGCTCTGGTAGAATGAATCCTTCTATGGTATTTAAAGCATTTAAAGAAGGTGCTGATGGAGTATTTGTAGGTGGTTGTCATATTGGAGACTGCCATTATGATGCTGGAAATTATAAATGGAATAGAAGAGCATTAGTAACTAAAGAAATTATTAAAGAATTTGGAATTGATGAAGAAAGGTTCCGTTTTGAATGGATTTCTGCTTCTGAAGGAGAGAAATTCCAAAGAACTATGAAAGAATTTTATAAAACTATCTCTGAGTTAGGTCCTTTAGAATATTAA
- a CDS encoding M48 family metallopeptidase, with amino-acid sequence MVIREEIEIEGISIILERKDIKNLYLRILPDAIVKVSSPKNLSDDAINDFIKSRIDWIQDTREKILENPPKPKIKYKDGETHYIWGEPFTLQLISNENSKKAFYNADDAVIYLPVPKRSNIKQREKILLELYREEMNKNLNYFLDKCTYFVGCEPNEVKIRNMKNWGNCRKDKRVTLNLKLAKKPPICTEYVLIHELCHLIEFNHGPRFRALMDNFCPNWRGIKKLLNEGE; translated from the coding sequence ATGGTAATAAGAGAAGAAATTGAAATAGAAGGAATTTCTATAATTTTAGAGAGGAAAGATATAAAGAATTTATACCTTCGTATTTTACCAGATGCTATTGTTAAAGTTTCTTCTCCTAAGAATCTATCAGATGATGCAATAAATGATTTTATCAAATCTAGAATTGATTGGATTCAAGATACAAGAGAAAAAATACTTGAAAATCCTCCTAAACCCAAAATAAAATATAAAGATGGAGAAACTCATTATATTTGGGGAGAACCCTTCACTCTTCAGTTGATTTCTAATGAAAATAGCAAAAAAGCTTTCTATAATGCAGATGATGCTGTAATTTATCTTCCAGTTCCTAAAAGGTCTAATATAAAACAAAGAGAAAAGATATTATTAGAACTTTATAGGGAGGAAATGAATAAAAACTTAAACTATTTTTTAGATAAGTGCACATATTTTGTTGGATGTGAACCTAATGAAGTTAAAATTAGAAATATGAAAAATTGGGGTAATTGTAGAAAGGATAAAAGAGTTACTTTAAATTTAAAATTAGCTAAAAAACCGCCAATTTGCACTGAATATGTTTTAATTCACGAATTATGCCATTTAATTGAATTCAATCATGGCCCAAGATTTAGGGCACTTATGGATAATTTCTGTCCTAATTGGAGAGGGATTAAAAAATTATTAAATGAAGGGGAATAG